The following are from one region of the Microbacterium paraoxydans genome:
- a CDS encoding glycosyltransferase family protein yields MTADPRQGRALLLSYSDIETDPRVRRQVDWLISDGWEVETLGLGGHPSPQVVEHHVLGPAPRWTTTRWGTLVAQFLLTAPARFRATVTSRIPEELRARVRSGRYGLIVFNEYEFTPWVDDRRDFTPEALAGRLHLDLHEYRRTDRRRDTIGGRLTAGHYRWVRRHIGDAAFTSRTVVCAPIGELYAEEFGFPAPAVVQNAPPFVAQEPSPVDEGEIRMLFHGMPSMHRGFTEILDAMRTLPPRFSMTFMIMPNAFMHGWLRDQIAAHPARDHLHIVPPAPMREIAERVNEYDMEIIFYRPREKNLEFALPNKFFESIQGRLAIVVADGRTMAPIVREWQNGVVVTSGYEGDDLASALQGLTAADVEQMKRGSHAAAERLNAAAEGRSFLGAL; encoded by the coding sequence GTGACGGCCGATCCGCGTCAGGGCCGCGCGCTGCTGTTGTCCTACTCCGACATCGAGACCGATCCGCGAGTGCGCCGTCAGGTCGATTGGCTGATCTCGGACGGATGGGAGGTCGAGACGCTCGGCCTCGGCGGGCATCCGTCGCCCCAGGTCGTCGAACACCACGTGCTCGGACCCGCTCCGCGCTGGACCACCACGCGATGGGGAACCCTTGTCGCGCAGTTCCTGTTGACGGCGCCGGCGCGATTCCGTGCGACGGTGACCAGCCGCATCCCCGAGGAGCTCCGCGCGCGTGTGCGGAGCGGGCGCTACGGACTCATCGTCTTCAACGAGTACGAGTTCACCCCTTGGGTTGACGACCGCCGCGATTTCACCCCCGAGGCTCTCGCCGGAAGACTGCATCTGGATCTGCACGAGTACCGGCGGACCGACCGTCGCCGCGACACGATCGGCGGGCGGCTCACGGCCGGGCACTACCGCTGGGTGCGCCGGCACATCGGAGATGCGGCGTTCACCAGCCGGACCGTCGTGTGCGCGCCCATCGGAGAGCTCTACGCCGAGGAGTTCGGCTTCCCCGCACCGGCGGTGGTGCAGAACGCGCCGCCTTTCGTCGCGCAGGAGCCGTCGCCGGTGGACGAGGGCGAGATCCGCATGCTCTTCCACGGCATGCCCAGCATGCACCGAGGGTTCACCGAGATCCTCGACGCGATGCGCACGCTCCCGCCACGCTTCTCGATGACGTTCATGATCATGCCCAACGCCTTCATGCACGGCTGGTTGCGCGATCAGATCGCCGCGCACCCGGCCAGGGACCACCTCCACATCGTGCCGCCGGCCCCGATGCGGGAGATCGCCGAGCGAGTCAACGAATACGATATGGAGATCATCTTCTATCGGCCTCGGGAGAAGAACCTCGAGTTCGCGCTGCCGAACAAGTTCTTCGAGTCCATCCAGGGCCGCCTCGCGATCGTCGTCGCGGACGGGCGGACGATGGCGCCCATCGTCCGCGAGTGGCAGAACGGGGTGGTGGTGACCAGCGGGTACGAGGGCGACGACCTCGCCTCCGCGCTGCAGGGTCTCACCGCGGCGGACGTCGAGCAGATGAAGCGCGGTTCGCATGCCGCCGCAGAGCGGCTGAACGCCGCGGCCGAAGGACGCAGCTTCCTCGGCGCACTCTAG